From the genome of Spinacia oleracea cultivar Varoflay chromosome 2, BTI_SOV_V1, whole genome shotgun sequence, one region includes:
- the LOC110799965 gene encoding 15-cis-phytoene desaturase, chloroplastic/chromoplastic, with product MIISTSLSITTTATTTISYPHRLHYHSHRSHRFSLLPKSTLANTSIPATLSTLNDPKTAIIIGGGLSGLSAATFLHSSGIPFLLLEASDGVGGRVRTDVVDGFLLDRGFQIFITAYPEAQKLLDYSSLDLQKFYSGARVYYNGGFHTVADPVRHFWDSLGTLGNPIGTILDKLLIGLTRIKVLTKSYEEIYIANEVPVIELLRSSGFSESIIDRFFRPFFGGIFFDRELETTSRLFDFIFRCLALGDNTLPSKGIGEIPNQLASKLPQDCIRLNSKVVSIEIDDEKRVNVRLDNGEELKSEIGVILAVEQPQVENILTGNLLERVNNPGNKKPGRSTVCLYFSSDLDKIPTSDPVLYLNGSGRGIVNNMFFATNVARSYGPSNKALVSATLIGLFDNVSDDELIGRVVQELSEWFGDTVVGSWKHLRTYRVKFAQPNQSPPTDLLRSPKIGDGLILYLCGDYQTSATFHGALVSGRRAAEALLEDRAVSRVAN from the coding sequence ATGATCATCTCTACCTCACTTTCCATCACCACCACTGCTACCACCACCATCTCATATCCTCACCGTCTCCACTACCACAGTCATCGCAGCCaccgtttctctctccttcctaaATCCACCCTGGCCAACACCTCAATTCCCGCTACCCTTTCCACCCTCAACGATCCCAAAACCGCCATCATCATCGGCGGCGGCCTCTCAGGTCTCTCCGCTGCCACGTTCCTCCACTCCTCCGGCATCCCCTTCCTTCTTCTCGAAGCTTCCGACGGCGTTGGCGGTCGTGTCCGTACAGATGTCGTCGACGGCTTCCTCCTCGATAGAGGCTTCCAGATATTCATCACCGCCTACCCCGAAGCACAGAAGCTTCTCGATTACTCTTCCTTAGACCTCCAGAAATTCTACTCTGGAGCTCGCGTCTACTACAATGGCGGATTTCACACTGTTGCTGACCCAGTCCGCCATTTTTGGGACTCCCTCGGAACCCTAGGTAATCCCATTGGTACAATTCTTGACAAATTGCTCATCGGATTAACGAGAATCAAGGTTTTGACGAAATCATATGAGGAAATATACATAGCTAATGAGGTACCTGTGATTGAATTACTGAGAAGTTCGGGATTTTCGGAGTCGATAATTGACAGATTTTTCCGGCCGTTTTTCGGGGGGATTTTCTTCGACCGGGAACTCGAAACAACATCGAGGTTGTTCGATTTCATCTTTAGGTGCCTGGCATTGGGTGATAACACGCTTCCGTCGAAAGGAATCGGCGAAATTCCGAATCAATTAGCCTCTAAATTGCCTCAAGATTGTATTAGGTTGAATTCCAAAGTGGTTTCAATTGAAATTGATGATGAGAAAAGGGTTAATGTTAGGTTAGATAACGGAGAGGAGTTGAAGAGTGAAATTGGGGTAATTTTAGCAGTTGAACAACCACAAGTTGAAAATATTTTAACCGGAAATTTGCTAGAGAGGGTAAATAACCCGGGTAATAAAAAGCCGGGTCGGAGTACAGTTTGTTTGTATTTTTCTTCGGACCTAGATAAAATCCCGACCTCTGACCCGGTTTTGTACCTAAATGGGTCAGGGCGTGGGATTGTGAACAATATGTTTTTCGCTACTAATGTAGCCCGATCATATGGTCCATCTAATAAGGCATTGGTATCTGCAACGTTGATCGGATTGTTTGACAATGTGTCTGACGATGAGTTGATCGGTAGGGTGGTTCAGGAGCTTTCGGAGTGGTTTGGGGATACGGTTGTTGGAAGTTGGAAACATTTGAGGACTTACCGGGTCAAGTTTGCCCAACCTAATCAAAGCCCGCCGACAGACTTGCTAAGGAGTCCGAAAATTGGGGATGGGTTGATATTGTATTTGTGTGGAGATTACCAAACTAGTGCTACATTTCATGGGGCCTTGGTTTCTGGTAGGAGAGCTGCTGAAGCATTGCTTGAAGATAGAGCAGTTAGTAGAGTTGCAAATTGA